GGGACCAGGTCGCCGGGCGATATGTACTGCATCGCCATCGCGACGCCGATGCAGCCGAACAGCCCGATCCCCGCCGGCAACAGCAGCGCGGCGAGCATCGTGAGCCAGGCGCGGTTGAGGGGCGACGACGAGCCGACCGAGAGCACCAGCCCGTTGCCGCACTCCGGGCAGCTGGGCTGGGTCAGCCCGCGCAGGTTGTACCCGCACCGCGGGCAGGGCACCTCGCGCTGGGCGACATAGTCGAGCAGCGCCTGCGTCTCGCTTTGGGGGGTGTGGGTTTCGTCTTGCACCCGCATACTCTATCGAAGCCAACGGATTTTATCCGTGGGTCGCATTCTATTGATGGGAGCGCCTGGTTGCTGAAGCAACCAGGCCGGGCTTGACTTGTGTGAAGCAAAACTTCAGGGGGTCTCTACAATCCCGCGATGCCTTATGTGTTGTTTGTCTTGATGTGCATGATCTGGGGGACGAGTTTCCTGCTGATGCGCTGGGCGTCGGGGGTGTTCAATGCGCCGGCGATCAACACCGGCCGGATGCTCGGCGGGTCGGCGGTGCTGTTCCTCATATGGTTCGTGCTTCGTGCGCACGCGAAAGGCGCGAAGCGCTGGACGCTGTCGCGCGGCGACCTGCCCGCGTTAGCGATCGTGGTCATCGTCGGGTTTGTGCTGCCGTGGACGCTTCAGCCGTTCCTGATCGGCCGATACCAGCAGAGCGGGTTCTTCGGCATGATGGTGTCGCTCGTGCCGCTGCTGACGATGGTGGTGTCGGTGCCGATGCTCGGGCTCAAGCCGACGCTTCGGCAGTCGGCGGGTGTGTTGCTCGGGCTTGTGATGGTCGTCGTGTTGTTCGGCGACGCGGTGAGCACGCGCGGCGTGCCGGCCTGGGCGATGGCGCTCGCGGTGGTGGTGCCCTGCTGCTACGCCGTGAGCAACACGTGGGTCAAGCAGCGCTTCCAGGGCGCGGACATGCTCGCCCTGTCGGCGTCGGCGATGGCGCTGGGGCTGGTGTTCGTGCTGCCGTTTGCACGCGTCAATGAAGTCCCGGCCAACGACGTGCCGATGGGCAAGGCCGTCGCGTCGCTCGCGTTCCTCGGGGTGGTGTGCAGCGGGCTGGCGATGTGGATGTTCTACAAGATGGTGCAGCTCAAGGGGCCACTCTTCGCGGGGATGGTGACGTATGTCGTGCCGGGCATCGCCGTGCTGCTGGGCTGGGCGATCGAGGGCGAGGTCGTCACGACGGGTCAGCTTATCGCGCTGGGCGGGATTCTCCTCTCCGTCGCCCTCGTGCAGTGGCCGAAAAAACAACACCCCGGCCTGGCGGCTTCAGCCGCCAGGATTCCCACCGATCCTCTAGCGCCCACCCATCCCCCCGAATAACCCGCACAAACGCGCCACCCAAGCGCCCGTCAATGCTTACGCAGCCGACACAGCCCGCACGGCTTTACATGCACCGCCGATAAGCCGACGTATGCACTGGAGCCGCGCCGACCGCGCGGGTGAACGTGCATGCTGCGAGTTGACCTACGAAAAGCCCGGCCCGGCATGTCGCTGGCGCTGCCCGTGATGAACCCGCGTCTGCCGGGTCACGTGCTGCTGAAGACCGGCTACGCGCTGACGCCGGATGTCATCGAGAAGCTCGAAGACCTCTCCATCCGCACCGTCTGGGTCGCGTACCCGAGCTTGTCGTTCCTCGAAAAGTTCATCGACCGCGACGCGATCGAGAAGCAGGGCCACGTCGTTTCACAGATCCGCGACACGTTCGAGGCCCTGCAGACCGAATCCAACGCGAAGCTCGACTACGACACCTACACCCGCGGCATCGGCGACCTCGTCGAGAGCGTCATCGCCAACCCCAACGCCGCGATCTTCGTCGGCGACCTGAGCCACCACGACGACAACCAGCACATGCTCCGCCAGAGCTCGGCCGTGACGTACCTCTCGCTGCTCATCGGGCTCAAGCTCGAGGGCTACCTCATCAAGCAACGCCGACACGTCAACGGCGAACGCGCGAAGGAAGTCACGAACCTCGGCGTCGGCGCGATGCTCCACGACATCGGCGTCACCTTCCTCCCGCACGAGGTCGTCGAGCGCCACGAAAAAACAGGGGACGAGACCGACCCCGCCTGGCGCGAGCACCCGGCGCTGGGCTACCAGGTCGTGCGCGGGAAGATCGACCCGACCGCCGCGGCCGTCGTGTTGCACCACCACCAGCGTTTCGACGGCACGGGCTACGCCGGCAAGGACTACCCCGTGCAGTCGGGCGAGTCGATCCACATCTTCCCACGCATCGTCGCGGTCGCGGACCTGTTTACCCGCCTGCGCCGCCCGCCGGGCCAGCCCGAGCGCCCCGCCGCGGCCGTGCTGCGCGCGATGCTCTCGGAGAAGGTCCGATGCCGGTTCGACCCCAACGTATTGCGCGGGCTGATCGAGGTCGTGCCGCCCTACCCGCCCGGCTCGTTCGTGAAGCTCAGCAGCGGCGCGACGGCAGTCGTCATCGACCACAACCTCGCCGACCCGTGTCGGCCGACCGTGCAGATGCTGCCGGGCGACGAGCTGCCCGACACCGACATCAAGCTTGGTCCGACGGTTAACCTCAGCGAGCAGATCGCGGAGCTGCAGATCATCGCATGTGACGATGTGCCGACGCACCGGTTCAACTTTACGCCCGAAGACATCCCCGGGTACCGTGAGGCGGTGCTGGGGTGGGCGTGAGGCAATGTGACTCACATTGCGACGCGCTGAAAAGGAAACGTTTTTGCCGCGCCGTTTAGCCGTCGCCCAGCGGGCGGCGCGTTGGCTTCTCCGAACAACGCGCCGCCCGCTGGGCGACGGCTAAACGAGTTAGTACGTGTTCCGCTTTCTGCGTGAGACCTGTGCAAGATCGGTCGCGGCAAGTCTTTCAATGATGCGCGGCCCGGCGTCGCCTTTGCCGTATGGGTGACGCAGCTTGGACGTGTCGAGCTGGAGCGCCTGCTTAAGCGCATCGCGCACCCTGCCCACGCCGTACCCGCACGACACGACGCTGCTCGGCGATTCACGCCCGCCCTGGCGCGGGCCGATGTTGACACCCGCGGTGCGCAAGGCGGCCGCCTCGATTAGCCCGGCCGAGGAGTTGCCCAGGATCACCCGCGCCCCGGCGAGCAGCGATAAGAACCGTTCACGCGGGAGGTGCTCGACGGGCTCGATGCCATGGTCGGCGATGGCCTTGCGGATGCCTGGTGCGCCCGGGTCGTGGTTGGGTGCGAAGACGGTGCGCTCGTGCTTGGCGGTCGCGCGGAGTGTCGCGTCCATCCAGCCCCGTTCCGCCTCGTCCGACGCGCCGATAGGGTGCTGCATGATGAGTAGTGCCGGCGCGTCCGGGTCAGGCGCGACGTGCTTGAGCGCATCGATCGCTGGCGAGCCGACGTTGTGGATCAGCGCCGGGTTTTCGCCCATGCGGATGAGCCGGCGTTTACTCTGCGCCGTCGCGGGGAAGTGCAGATGCGCGAGCTTGCTGATCGCGTGCCGCATCGCCTCGTCGGCGACACCCTCGGCCCGGTCCCCGCCGTGGAGATGAACGAGCACACGCCCGCCGACACTCGCCGCCGTCGCCGCCGCGAGCATCTCGACACGGTCGCCGAGCACAACGACCGCAGCGGGCTCCAGCGCCGCGAAGACCCGCCCAAACCCCTCGACCCCGCGCGAGAGCGCCTGGACGTCCGCGTCGTAGCCGGTCGCCTCTTTACGCTGCATGCGCACGCGCGCGTGGATCCGGTGGGTGATGTCTTTCACGCTAGATGTGGTCAGGTGCGTCCCCGTGACGACCAGCCGGGGGTCGATCGCCGGGTGCGCCTGGGCCGCGTCGAGCACGCTTAGCAGGATGCCATACTCCGCCCGGGTGCCGGTGATGAAGGCGATGCGTTGCGTCATCCCGCGTTTCGTGTCGTGGATGGCCGGGCGCTCAGGATTGCCTCGGCGACATGCAGGTCGATCGCGCGATCGACATCGATGACGTCGCCGGGCTCGGTCGTGACAGCCCGGCGGTCGGTGCCGAGGAAGGCGTGCGGCTCGCCGGGCTTCGTGTTGAACAAGGCGTCGCGCGTGACGGCGATGATCCCGCCGTCGAGCTCATAGACCGGCGGGAGGTCTTGGCGTCGGTAGATGTGGTTGTCTTCGTAGGCGAGGAGCGCGCCGTCGTCGCCGAGCTGTTTCATCCAGTACGGGTGGTGCTTGCCGACGGGGCAGACGCTCTGCACGCTGTCCGCGCCGGTGCGGTGGAGCATCGCGGTCGCGCGGTCGGTGAGGTCGGCGGGCCGGACCGGGATGTTGCCGTAGAGGATGACGATGTGGCGGTGCAGCGAGACGATCTGGCTGACCGCGTGGCGTGCTGCGGCGTCGACGGTCGCCGTGTCGCTGGCGAGTTCGTCGGGGCGCATCACGACCTCGACCCCGGCGTAGCGTCGGCCGACATCGGCGAGCGCCTCGCCATCGGTGGAAAGCACAACACGGTCCACCGACGCGCTGTCGAGCGCGTGTTCGAGGGCCCACGCCAGCATCGGCTTACCCGCGACATCGAGCGCGTTTTTCTGTGGCAGCCCCTTGCTCCCCGCCCGCGCGAGGACGATCGCCAGGGCGGGCGGCTGTAGGTTTGGGGTGGTCGGGTCGGGCATCATGTTCGTCTTGCTGTGGATGGGTATCGTCGGCTACGCGGAGACAAGCGCGGCGCTGTGTTGATGCTGCACGGTCAGCCAGTCTTGGCAGCGTGGACAGATCGCTTGTTCGGCAGGATTTTGCCGGGCCCGTGCATCGTTGGCGTGGGGCGCGCTGTGCCAGAGCCCATGCAGCGGCGTCGCCGTGATGTTGCCGAGCTTGGTCCGTCCCAGCCAGTCCTGCGCGCGCAGAGCGTGACGCCGCCGTCGGAGAGGATCGTCAGCCGCTGCTTTTGCCGTTCGATCGGCGGCGCAAAGCCCGGCGGGCGCGGGGGCTGCATCGGGACCGGGCCCTGGTCGGCGATGAGGCCTTGCCCCGTCTCGAACCGGTCGATCACCGCCCAGCCCGCGAGCTGGGTCCAGCGCTCGAAGAAGGTCTCCATATCCGTCAGGTTGTCGGCGACCTTGACCAGCCGGGGCACGACCCAGCCGCGCTGATGCGCGCCGCGGCTGAACCGGCCGTCGCCGGTCATCAGCGCTTGCAAGTTGTCCATCACCGTCTTGAAACCGTCGCGCCCCATCAGTTGTTCGTAGACCGCGGCCGAGTCGGCGTTGATGCGGACGCTCAGCACATCGACAGGCGCATCGCTGAGCTTCGCGATCGTGTCGGCATCGCAGAGCAGATCGGTCTCGATGCCGATGCCGCGTACGCCGGCGTCGCGTGCGGCGCGCACGATGCCGAGCCAGCTGTCGTGCAGCAATGCATCGCCCAGCCCGCCGAGGAGGATCACGCTGTCGCCCTGCTCACCAATCTGCTGGACCAGGTCGATCGCCAACGCGGTGCCCATCGGCTCGCGCGGCAGGTCGAGGTGGTACTGCGGGGTGATCGGGCCCGTGGCCGGGCGGTTGGGTGTGAGCTCGAGGGTCAGGTGTGGGGGCAGGCGATCGAGCTGCGCGGTCGGGTTTTTACGATCGATGGCGAGTGAGCCGGCCGCGAGCGTTTCGGCGTCGGCGTCGTCAAACTTCGTTCCCAGGCGCTCGGCGATCGCGCGGAGGTGCGCCTGTGACCGCGGCGTGTCATAGATAAACCGGCGATGCCGATCGCGGACCGCTGCGGGGACGGCGACGCAGACGTCCCGGCTGATCGGGTCGAGCGCGGGCTTCTTGGGGTTGTAGCAAAGCAGCTGCGCAATGGTCGAGCGGTGCTGCGCGAGGTCGTCGGCCACCATACGGTCAACGACGAGCGCGCCCAGCCCGGGCGGGGCCTGCGAGAAGACCAGTCGAAGCGACTCGGGCGCGGAGCGGTGGACCTTGAGTTGTTCGCCGGCGAGGGCCGGGTCGAAGCAGCACCAGTCGCCGCGCACGACCACGGCCGCGTCGGCGTGGCACTGGGCCATGAGGCGCGACACCGGCCCGGCGGGGAGCAGCTCGTCGTAGATGGACATGCCCGCGATGCCGCCGCGCCAGCAGGTGGCCGACCATTGTCGCGCCGCGGCGATGGCGTCGGCGTGTGTCTGTTCATCGGGCTGGAGCGACCAGGCGATCGTCCGGTGTTTCACGCCCGGCGGGACTTCGCAGGGGAGCGCGGCATCCCCTGCGCCTCCGTCGCGCACGGCGAGGACGACTTCGTCGATACCCGTGATGCGTGCGGCGCGGTTGACCGTGTGCTGAAGCACACCGCGCCCAGCGAGTGTTTCGTCGAGGCGTGCGGTGTGCCCCAAGCGGCCTTGGCCCGGGTCGATCAGGATGAGGGCGATGGCTTTCATCGTGTTTACGCGGCGGCGGGCGCGGCCTTGGGCGGCGCGGCTTGTTTGGCGGACTGGACCGCGTCTTCGAGGCGCTGGCGGGCCTCTTCGAAGATCTCCACGGCCTCGTCGCAGGACTGCTGGATAAAGTCGAGGTTGTCGAGGTCGCGCTCGATCTGCGCGAGCTGCTGGGTAAAGGCGTCGCCGGCCGCGCGGTGGCTGATCTGCCGGTCGGTGCGTTCCCGGCGGAAGGTGCCGATCGTGTTGACCGAGCTGACCAGCCGGAACGCGCCGTCGAGCTCGGTCTGGACCCGCTTGGTGTTGCGTGTGACTTTTGCGAAGAGCTTGTCGACGCGCGCGGCGTCGCGCTGGTCTTTCTTGATGCGTTTGAGCAGCCCGATCGTCTCGGTCGTGACTTTACGCAGCGCGCGGATGTCGCGCAGGTGGTCTGCCATCAGCGCCTTGGTGTGCCGCAGGCGTTCGAGCTCGAGCACGGCGTCGGCCGTGGGCAGCGTGGGCACCTCGGCGAGCGCGTGCTGCGCGAGCGCGTCGCGCAGTGTCATCTGCTTTGTGTGCGCCTTGGGCATCCCGCCCTCGGTCGCGTCGATGAGGGTCGTGCCCTGCTGCTCGGCCTCGGCGAAGTCGCGCTCGAACTGGCTGAGGTAGGTCGACATCTGTTCGTCGGTGAAGATCGGTCGGCCGTGGACGTCTTCGGCCCGGCGGAGGTTGCCGCGCATACGGACGATGCGGGTCCACTCCATCGTCTCGATCGTGTTGAAGGGCCCCAGCTCGCCGGCCCAGACGTTGTGGACCGCGGTGCCCGGGCAGTAGTAGAGCCCATCTGAGAAGCCGAGGTCCTGGCCGATGAAGATGATCGGGTCGCAGCCCAGGAGCTGGGCGAGGTAAAACGAGAGGTGCGCGACGGTGGTGCCCGAGCGGATGGGCTCGATGGGTCGGGCGAGGCCGCCGAGGAGGTTGTCGTTGATCGGGGATTGGCAGACGCGGACGGGCCCGGGGTAGGCGGCGATGATGGCGGGGTTGCACTTGGGCTCGGCGACGAGGGTGACGTCGGGCAAAGGCGGGAGGCCTTCGTAGAAGCGTGTGCAGATGGCGGAGTAGTCGAGCGCGGTGACGAAGTCGGGCCGGATGCCGCGGTCGAGCATGGGCTTGAGTGTGGTCTGCACACCGATGACGACGACCTTC
The sequence above is a segment of the Phycisphaeraceae bacterium D3-23 genome. Coding sequences within it:
- a CDS encoding DMT family transporter, which codes for MPYVLFVLMCMIWGTSFLLMRWASGVFNAPAINTGRMLGGSAVLFLIWFVLRAHAKGAKRWTLSRGDLPALAIVVIVGFVLPWTLQPFLIGRYQQSGFFGMMVSLVPLLTMVVSVPMLGLKPTLRQSAGVLLGLVMVVVLFGDAVSTRGVPAWAMALAVVVPCCYAVSNTWVKQRFQGADMLALSASAMALGLVFVLPFARVNEVPANDVPMGKAVASLAFLGVVCSGLAMWMFYKMVQLKGPLFAGMVTYVVPGIAVLLGWAIEGEVVTTGQLIALGGILLSVALVQWPKKQHPGLAASAARIPTDPLAPTHPPE
- a CDS encoding acylneuraminate cytidylyltransferase family protein; the protein is MMPDPTTPNLQPPALAIVLARAGSKGLPQKNALDVAGKPMLAWALEHALDSASVDRVVLSTDGEALADVGRRYAGVEVVMRPDELASDTATVDAAARHAVSQIVSLHRHIVILYGNIPVRPADLTDRATAMLHRTGADSVQSVCPVGKHHPYWMKQLGDDGALLAYEDNHIYRRQDLPPVYELDGGIIAVTRDALFNTKPGEPHAFLGTDRRAVTTEPGDVIDVDRAIDLHVAEAILSARPSTTRNAG
- a CDS encoding DUF115 domain-containing protein; translated protein: MTAPTPSPTLMRNLSALSREDPALAQQIADAEPATLGWAASKAGPLTATLTENGKPLALASRYDPAKEAAKLIGDIDRQTTACVAVLGFGLGYHADQLARGGQHAGPITLTPRDLLIVFEPDLALLRAVLDRLDYSDWLGHPSVILAGPDTDKAALLRRLDSRSGTLTLGTQLVTHPVTRQRKPDAVNAFGKLVTQTLAYCRTNVATALVNASRTVRNLACNLPHYAAGATVQDLVGAAQGHPAVCVGAGPSLVKNLDVLQDETLRKKVVVIGVQTTLKPMLDRGIRPDFVTALDYSAICTRFYEGLPPLPDVTLVAEPKCNPAIIAAYPGPVRVCQSPINDNLLGGLARPIEPIRSGTTVAHLSFYLAQLLGCDPIIFIGQDLGFSDGLYYCPGTAVHNVWAGELGPFNTIETMEWTRIVRMRGNLRRAEDVHGRPIFTDEQMSTYLSQFERDFAEAEQQGTTLIDATEGGMPKAHTKQMTLRDALAQHALAEVPTLPTADAVLELERLRHTKALMADHLRDIRALRKVTTETIGLLKRIKKDQRDAARVDKLFAKVTRNTKRVQTELDGAFRLVSSVNTIGTFRRERTDRQISHRAAGDAFTQQLAQIERDLDNLDFIQQSCDEAVEIFEEARQRLEDAVQSAKQAAPPKAAPAAA
- a CDS encoding HD domain-containing protein, whose translation is MLRVDLRKARPGMSLALPVMNPRLPGHVLLKTGYALTPDVIEKLEDLSIRTVWVAYPSLSFLEKFIDRDAIEKQGHVVSQIRDTFEALQTESNAKLDYDTYTRGIGDLVESVIANPNAAIFVGDLSHHDDNQHMLRQSSAVTYLSLLIGLKLEGYLIKQRRHVNGERAKEVTNLGVGAMLHDIGVTFLPHEVVERHEKTGDETDPAWREHPALGYQVVRGKIDPTAAAVVLHHHQRFDGTGYAGKDYPVQSGESIHIFPRIVAVADLFTRLRRPPGQPERPAAAVLRAMLSEKVRCRFDPNVLRGLIEVVPPYPPGSFVKLSSGATAVVIDHNLADPCRPTVQMLPGDELPDTDIKLGPTVNLSEQIAELQIIACDDVPTHRFNFTPEDIPGYREAVLGWA
- the neuC gene encoding UDP-N-acetylglucosamine 2-epimerase produces the protein MTQRIAFITGTRAEYGILLSVLDAAQAHPAIDPRLVVTGTHLTTSSVKDITHRIHARVRMQRKEATGYDADVQALSRGVEGFGRVFAALEPAAVVVLGDRVEMLAAATAASVGGRVLVHLHGGDRAEGVADEAMRHAISKLAHLHFPATAQSKRRLIRMGENPALIHNVGSPAIDALKHVAPDPDAPALLIMQHPIGASDEAERGWMDATLRATAKHERTVFAPNHDPGAPGIRKAIADHGIEPVEHLPRERFLSLLAGARVILGNSSAGLIEAAALRTAGVNIGPRQGGRESPSSVVSCGYGVGRVRDALKQALQLDTSKLRHPYGKGDAGPRIIERLAATDLAQVSRRKRNTY